The following are encoded together in the Vidua macroura isolate BioBank_ID:100142 chromosome 6, ASM2450914v1, whole genome shotgun sequence genome:
- the LOC128808843 gene encoding inositol 1,4,5-trisphosphate receptor-interacting protein-like 1, whose protein sequence is MFILFLFWLVQCICHYINVYLAEDLNQQRTQVLQGLAHRTVEQSVGSWEAMLWTAVQQCLFWALAGALVVLLALYWWLRKRIHEMDNRRDSESEESEEENPAEINTIWIFSRRFQLSVPKLASRRRVVQELLSDLLQVSHNLFSDSFFPVLEPIIGVGSACEGWSPHKEEDVVYCMFVPLKPPRGHAFHLEPDSMGGMPQTSRRIRVELVCTCTGEQPDQNMLCFLHHSEEELKRNQAASLLHTLCTGPYLDGEKIALWFQTFVISAWSMVPQSRHYSMKVLPSCRSCKMKLMKHSGRSLFVETVFGVQQGDSDIFLSSQPTEAQLPPSTTWLESYAVAEAKFFRHVAMQAPPRSCHLKCLRLCARLLKGSGLSTYALKTTVMHLLTLIPLSEWQHKYLLMRVDDIMCYLRCCLEEKRLKHFFFDNEDMPKEISLPPAFQEAQPLNLFQHLAQDPAAQTEALKEFDDLQYHLYFGF, encoded by the coding sequence ATGTTCATACTATTCCTCTTCTGGCTTGTGCAATGCATCTGCCATTACATCAATGTGTACCTGGCTGAGGACCTCAACCAGCAGAGGACTCAGGTGCTGCAGGGGTTGGCCCACAGGACCGTGGAGCAGAGTGTTGGGTCCTGGGAAGCCATGCTCTGGACTGCTGTGCAGCAATGCCTGTTCTGGGCCCTTGCTGGAGCCCTGGTGGTGCTTTTGGCACTCTACTGGTGGCTCAGGAAAAGGATCCATGAGATGGACAACAGAAGGGACTCAGAGAGTGAAGAAAGTGAGGAAGAAAATCCTGCTGAGATTAATACAATCTGGATATTTTCAAGACGCTTCCAATTGTCAGTGCCGAAGCTGGCTTCTAGGAGACGGgtggtgcaggagctgctgagtgaCCTTCTCCAAGTCTCCCATAATCTCTTTTCAGACAGCTTCTTCCCGGTGCTGGAACCAATCATTGGGGTGGGCAGTGCCTGTGAAGGATGGAGTCCCCATAAGGAGGAGGATGTTGTCTACTGCATGTTTGTGCCCCTGAAGCCGCCCCGTGGGCATGCCTTCCACCTGGAACCAGACTCCATGGGGGGGATGCCACAAACGAGCAGGCGCATCCGCGTGGAGCTGGTGTGCACTTGCACCGGGGAGCAGCCTGACCAGAACATGCTGTGCTTCCTCCACCATTCTGAGGAGGAGTTGAAGAGAAATCAGGCGGCCAGCCTTCTACACACCCTCTGCACTGGCCCTTACCTAGATGGGGAGAAAATTGCCCTCTGGTTCCAGACGTTTGTGATCTCAGCCTGGTCGATGGTGCCTCAGTCCCGTCACTACAGCATGAAGGTGCTTCCCTCCTGCCGCTCCTGCAAGATGAAGCTGATGAAACATTCCGGGAGAAGCCTCTTTGTGGAGACGGTATTTGGTGTGCAGCAAGGTGACTCGGACATCTTCCTGAGCAGCCAGCCTACAGAGGCCCAACTCCCCCCAAGCACGACATGGCTGGAGAGCTATGCTGTGGCAGAGGCAAAGTTCTTCAGGCACGTCGCCATGCAGGCCCCACCCCGCAGCTGCCACCTCAAATGCCTGAGGCTCTGTGCTCGCCTTCTGAAGGGCTCAGGCCTTTCTACTTATGCCTTGAAAACCACGGTCATGCACCTCCTGACCTTGATCCCTCTGTCAGAATGGCAGCACAAGTATCTCCTGATGCGGGTGGATGACATCATGTGCTACCTGCGCTGTTGCCTAGAGGAGAAACGCCTCAAGCACTTCTTCTTTGACAATGAGGACATGCCCAAGGAGATCTCCTTGCCCCCAGCCTTCCAAGAGGCACAGCCCCTGAACCTCTTCCAGCACCTGGCACAGGATCCAGCTGCTCAGACTGAGGCATTGAAGGAGTTTGATGACCTGCAATATCACCTCTACTTTGGGTTCTGA